Proteins from a genomic interval of Sporolactobacillus sp. Y61:
- a CDS encoding IS1380 family transposase, which produces MTTLSQITLDFNRKIKLSNDGGELSSDSGQLLFKEFDEKIGFSKTFERHLILNDSRKSPFYSNAKLFRQKIYQLLAGYSEDDSADALIHDPVFTQVVETSKLASQPTLSRFYYRFDQNTLDQLAVANQKLLDKVHRYRKSRALIIDLDSTHVDTYGKQESSDYNAHYGTIGFHPLVAFDGATGDFLKAKLRPGNRYTSHGVADFVRPILEHYNEHFPETTPFLRGDSGFATPELYELCEEESVYYAIRLKSNAILQRMAEELHPNDASTGETQCYYEEMAYQAKSWDKPRKVIVQSVRPASELFFTHTFIVTNLVECFSPKQVVLTYQKRGTMENYIKEAKSGFSLDQLSSHKFEINEGRLMLSLIAYNLTNWMRTLTFPEGQKNMQIETIRTRIVKVASKLVRSGRSLYFKLSSSFVYQDFLWKVLGRIQKLQIE; this is translated from the coding sequence ATGACTACTTTATCGCAAATCACGTTAGATTTCAATCGAAAAATCAAACTATCAAACGATGGTGGTGAACTTTCTTCAGATAGCGGTCAACTGCTTTTTAAGGAGTTTGACGAGAAAATCGGTTTCTCAAAGACGTTTGAACGCCATTTGATACTGAATGATTCGCGCAAGAGTCCGTTCTATTCCAACGCAAAACTCTTTCGCCAGAAGATCTATCAGCTGCTGGCCGGTTACTCCGAGGATGACTCAGCCGATGCATTGATTCATGATCCCGTGTTTACCCAGGTTGTTGAAACATCCAAACTGGCGTCACAACCGACGTTATCCCGCTTTTATTATCGTTTCGACCAGAATACTCTTGATCAGCTCGCAGTGGCCAATCAGAAATTACTGGACAAAGTTCATCGATATCGCAAGAGCCGGGCACTGATTATTGACCTGGATTCCACTCACGTCGATACGTACGGCAAGCAGGAATCCTCAGACTATAATGCACATTACGGTACCATCGGCTTCCATCCATTGGTGGCGTTCGACGGGGCGACGGGAGATTTTTTGAAGGCGAAACTGCGTCCCGGAAATCGCTATACTTCTCATGGGGTCGCGGACTTTGTTCGGCCGATTCTGGAACACTACAACGAGCACTTTCCGGAAACCACGCCGTTCCTTCGTGGCGACAGCGGTTTTGCCACGCCTGAGCTCTACGAGCTGTGCGAAGAAGAATCCGTCTACTACGCGATTCGCCTGAAGTCGAATGCCATACTCCAGCGGATGGCTGAGGAGCTTCATCCCAACGATGCGTCGACCGGGGAGACCCAGTGTTACTATGAAGAAATGGCGTACCAGGCGAAGTCTTGGGACAAGCCCAGAAAAGTAATCGTTCAATCGGTTCGCCCGGCTAGCGAACTCTTCTTCACGCATACCTTTATCGTGACCAATCTGGTTGAATGCTTCTCCCCGAAACAAGTCGTTCTGACTTATCAGAAACGAGGGACCATGGAAAACTACATCAAGGAAGCCAAATCCGGATTCAGTCTGGATCAACTGTCCAGTCACAAATTTGAAATTAACGAAGGCCGATTGATGCTCAGCCTGATCGCCTACAATTTAACGAACTGGATGCGTACACTGACGTTTCCAGAGGGGCAGAAGAACATGCAAATTGAAACCATTCGAACCCGGATCGTGAAAGTGGCCAGTAAGTTGGTGAGGTCGGGGCGCTCCCTTTATTTCAAGCTGTCCTCCAGCTTTGTCTATCAGGACTTCCTCTGGAAAGTACTCGGACGGATTCAAAAACTTCAAATCGAATAG
- a CDS encoding YqhR family membrane protein translates to MARKVRKKKKDGTMKKAGKSLGRSAVIGFFGGLIWGFVALICYLLNFTSIGPSLLFSPFPPGAWRNGTGGQFLAVAGISVLSVPFALIYRFTLSRLKSIWAGIGTGVLLWGLVFIVLKPWLRGLPVFYRLGWNTCTTTLCLFILYGLFIGYSIAFMIQENSGRENYSNN, encoded by the coding sequence GTGGCGAGAAAAGTACGAAAGAAAAAGAAAGATGGTACAATGAAAAAGGCGGGAAAATCACTGGGAAGATCAGCTGTGATCGGTTTTTTTGGCGGTCTGATATGGGGGTTTGTCGCTTTAATCTGTTATCTTCTTAATTTTACTTCGATAGGTCCGTCTTTATTATTTTCCCCATTCCCGCCCGGTGCCTGGAGAAACGGGACAGGCGGGCAGTTTCTTGCGGTTGCGGGAATCAGCGTTCTGTCCGTTCCCTTTGCCCTAATTTATCGATTCACTCTAAGTCGTTTGAAATCAATTTGGGCAGGTATCGGGACGGGTGTACTGCTTTGGGGACTTGTGTTTATCGTCCTGAAACCATGGCTCAGAGGACTGCCTGTTTTCTACCGGCTGGGCTGGAATACATGCACAACAACCCTGTGTCTGTTCATTCTTTACGGGCTGTTTATCGGATACTCAATCGCTTTCATGATACAGGAAAATTCAGGTAGAGAGAACTATTCAAATAATTAG
- the gcvPB gene encoding aminomethyl-transferring glycine dehydrogenase subunit GcvPB: MTEENQTLIFEESKAGRTAYSLAELDVPEEPLDHLIDQDYMRTKEPEFPEVSELQLVRHYTALARRNFGVDNGFYPLGSCTMKYNPKVNEVVARLEGFSKIHPYEDESSVQGALELLYRLQMNLEEITGMDAITLQPAAGAHGEWTGLMIIRAFHEANHDFKRTKVIIPDTAHGTNPASASVAGFEPVTVRTNEKGLVDLDDLRRLADDQTAALMLTNPNTLGLFETHIRDIASIVHAAGGKVYYDGANMNAIMGITRPGDMGYDVVHLNLHKTFTGPHGGGGPGSGPVGVKKELVPFLPKPLIIRKSDGSYGLDYDRPLSIGRVKAYYGNFGILVRAYAYIRTMGAEGLRQVSKDAVLNANYLMKRLSPYFETPYKQFCKHEFVLSGSRQKKLGVRTLDMAKRLLDFGYYPPTIYFPLIVDEAMMFEPTETESKETLDAFADHMIKISEEAEKDPECVQEAPHQTVVARLDETRAARHPVLRYQPETV; encoded by the coding sequence ATGACTGAAGAAAATCAGACACTTATTTTTGAAGAGTCGAAAGCGGGTCGCACCGCTTACAGCCTCGCTGAACTGGATGTGCCTGAAGAGCCGCTGGATCATCTGATTGATCAGGATTACATGCGTACAAAAGAACCGGAATTCCCGGAAGTATCCGAACTCCAGCTGGTTCGGCATTACACGGCACTGGCCAGAAGAAATTTCGGTGTGGATAATGGTTTTTACCCGCTGGGTTCCTGTACAATGAAATATAATCCGAAAGTAAATGAAGTCGTGGCCAGACTTGAGGGGTTTTCAAAAATCCATCCCTACGAGGATGAGAGTTCCGTTCAGGGTGCGCTGGAACTACTGTATCGGTTACAGATGAATCTTGAAGAAATAACCGGTATGGATGCAATCACTTTGCAACCTGCTGCCGGGGCCCATGGTGAGTGGACAGGACTGATGATTATCCGTGCCTTTCACGAAGCCAATCACGATTTTAAACGAACAAAAGTTATTATTCCCGACACCGCGCATGGAACAAATCCGGCCTCAGCATCTGTCGCCGGGTTTGAACCTGTCACCGTCAGGACAAATGAAAAGGGCCTTGTGGATCTGGATGATCTGAGAAGGCTGGCAGATGATCAAACTGCCGCGTTGATGTTGACGAATCCCAATACCCTTGGCCTGTTTGAAACACATATCCGTGATATTGCCAGCATTGTTCATGCAGCGGGAGGAAAAGTGTATTACGACGGTGCCAATATGAATGCAATCATGGGAATCACCCGTCCGGGGGATATGGGCTATGACGTTGTTCACCTCAATCTGCATAAAACCTTCACCGGACCGCACGGCGGAGGCGGACCGGGGTCGGGTCCTGTCGGCGTGAAAAAGGAGCTGGTGCCGTTTTTGCCCAAACCACTGATTATCAGAAAATCAGATGGAAGCTATGGGCTTGATTATGACCGTCCTCTCTCCATTGGTCGGGTCAAGGCTTATTATGGTAATTTCGGCATTCTTGTCCGGGCTTATGCCTACATCCGTACGATGGGTGCGGAAGGTCTGCGCCAGGTGTCAAAGGACGCTGTTTTGAACGCCAATTACTTAATGAAGCGGCTTTCTCCATATTTTGAAACGCCTTATAAACAATTTTGCAAACATGAATTTGTACTCTCCGGAAGCCGGCAAAAGAAGCTTGGCGTTCGGACACTTGATATGGCAAAGCGTCTGCTTGATTTCGGGTATTATCCACCAACGATCTATTTTCCTCTGATTGTTGATGAAGCTATGATGTTTGAACCGACTGAAACAGAATCTAAAGAAACACTGGATGCCTTTGCTGACCACATGATTAAAATCAGTGAAGAAGCTGAGAAAGATCCAGAATGTGTGCAGGAGGCACCGCATCAAACGGTTGTTGCCCGACTCGATGAAACCCGGGCAGCACGCCACCCGGTTCTGCGCTATCAGCCTGAGACTGTCTAA
- a CDS encoding SA1362 family protein: protein MSVKTFLYSLFFSLIVALGLFGLLSSVLDNPTALLVQMVIVAIIVTVGLYLFRRLAGSAGKTADQAYKKAARQSVKRHKLATAGKKSRNLQHPSRLKVISTGSRTFRDFSRTSLREDRHLTVIDGKKAKKKKRVLF from the coding sequence ATGTCCGTGAAGACGTTCCTTTATTCCTTATTCTTTTCGCTGATCGTTGCCCTCGGACTTTTCGGTCTACTCTCCTCTGTCCTTGATAATCCGACCGCTTTGCTGGTCCAAATGGTGATCGTTGCGATCATTGTGACCGTTGGTCTGTACCTGTTCCGTCGTCTTGCCGGCAGTGCCGGAAAAACAGCAGATCAGGCTTATAAAAAAGCGGCCCGGCAATCCGTTAAGCGTCATAAACTCGCGACAGCCGGAAAAAAGAGTCGCAATCTGCAGCATCCATCAAGGCTGAAAGTCATTTCGACAGGATCACGCACATTCAGAGATTTTTCCAGGACATCGTTGCGAGAGGACAGACATTTGACCGTCATTGATGGGAAAAAGGCTAAAAAAAAGAAACGGGTCCTCTTCTGA
- a CDS encoding rhodanese-like domain-containing protein → MGWIILIVMIAAYFGYVFISRYLQRRYLTTLSEADFRAGYRKAQLIDVREPDEFKKGHILGARNLPLTQLKIRKAEIRHDMPIYLYDANGVRSARAAAVLKKLGYKNLFQLQGGFKKWDGKIKKS, encoded by the coding sequence ATGGGCTGGATAATTCTGATTGTTATGATCGCTGCTTATTTTGGGTATGTATTTATCTCCCGGTATTTGCAGCGCAGATATCTCACAACTTTAAGTGAAGCCGATTTTCGTGCCGGCTACAGAAAAGCACAACTGATCGATGTGCGTGAACCGGATGAATTTAAAAAGGGACATATACTGGGCGCCAGAAATCTGCCGCTCACGCAGCTTAAGATCAGAAAAGCTGAGATTCGTCATGACATGCCGATTTATCTTTATGATGCAAACGGTGTAAGAAGTGCAAGAGCTGCCGCTGTACTGAAAAAGCTGGGATACAAGAATCTTTTTCAGCTGCAGGGTGGTTTTAAGAAATGGGATGGAAAAATCAAAAAATCATGA
- a CDS encoding DUF1385 domain-containing protein: MSEHVPVYGGQAVIEGVMMGGKYTTVTAVRRKDHSVSYYECPKEDNPSLNTLKKIPIIRGIVAILEASGIGTKHLNFASEVYDADPAEDGIRAVQKDEKKKRSLSTILGLTAIGILTFLFSKFVFTLVPAVVASFFEPLISSNTGQVLLEGLFKIILLIGYIYLVYSQNFSKTLRCLI; the protein is encoded by the coding sequence ATGTCAGAACATGTTCCGGTATATGGTGGTCAGGCAGTTATTGAGGGTGTCATGATGGGCGGAAAGTACACCACGGTAACTGCTGTTCGCAGAAAAGACCATTCAGTATCTTATTATGAGTGTCCGAAAGAAGACAATCCTTCTTTGAATACCCTAAAAAAAATACCAATTATTCGAGGTATCGTTGCCATCCTCGAAGCCAGTGGAATAGGAACAAAGCATCTTAACTTTGCATCTGAGGTTTACGATGCAGATCCGGCTGAGGATGGTATCCGTGCAGTTCAGAAGGATGAGAAAAAAAAGCGAAGCCTGAGTACTATTCTCGGACTTACTGCGATCGGTATTCTTACCTTTCTTTTTTCGAAATTCGTATTCACACTTGTTCCGGCCGTTGTTGCCAGTTTTTTCGAACCGCTGATCAGCAGTAATACGGGCCAGGTTCTTCTTGAAGGCTTATTTAAAATTATTCTGCTCATTGGCTATATTTACCTAGTTTATTCACAGAATTTCTCCAAAACGCTCAGATGCTTGATCTGA
- the mntR gene encoding transcriptional regulator MntR, producing the protein MSPTPSMEDYIERIYWLIQDKGYARVSDIAEALNVHSSSVTKMVQKLDKDQYLIYEKYRGFILTPKGKKMGKRLVYRHELLEDFLKLIGVHDENVYKDVEGIEHHLSWDSIDRIGDVVQYFEEDPKRVEQLLEIKERSEEEE; encoded by the coding sequence ATGTCGCCTACACCAAGTATGGAAGACTACATTGAACGGATTTACTGGCTGATTCAGGATAAAGGGTATGCCCGCGTTTCCGACATAGCGGAAGCGCTGAATGTACATTCATCGTCAGTAACGAAAATGGTTCAGAAACTGGATAAGGATCAATATCTGATCTATGAAAAATATAGAGGATTTATTTTAACCCCAAAAGGGAAAAAGATGGGAAAGCGCCTTGTCTATCGTCATGAACTCCTGGAAGATTTTCTGAAATTGATCGGTGTTCATGATGAAAATGTTTATAAAGATGTTGAAGGGATCGAGCATCACCTCAGCTGGGACTCCATTGACAGAATAGGCGATGTTGTCCAGTATTTCGAGGAAGATCCCAAACGGGTAGAACAGCTTCTGGAAATCAAAGAACGAAGCGAAGAAGAAGAATAG
- a CDS encoding patatin-like phospholipase family protein encodes MWIDIVFSGGGVRGFAFAGALEVLERSGYRFKRTAGTSAGAIVAALVAAGYTSEEMKRLMVEMNTRQLLDPPGLIRFPLYKWLRMYFSLGLFNGDDLEKWLLHVLKEKGVIHFSDLSDEALRVIVADVSKKKIVVFPDDLAEYGIDPGQFSVARAVRMSAGLPFFFKPVPLSYGSGQKSLMVDGGVLSNFPLWLFDRENNLPLRPFLGLQVTNKIPNNESVVKIRNAADLFRGMFTTMREARDEQTIEKLQGSNIITIPITEVKTKDLQISREERERLYQIGREEAKRFLKKWCY; translated from the coding sequence GTGTGGATTGATATTGTTTTTTCAGGGGGAGGAGTCAGGGGCTTTGCATTCGCGGGAGCACTTGAAGTACTGGAAAGATCCGGATACCGTTTTAAACGAACGGCAGGAACCAGCGCAGGTGCCATTGTGGCGGCTCTGGTCGCTGCAGGCTATACGTCGGAAGAAATGAAACGGTTAATGGTGGAAATGAATACCCGGCAACTGCTTGATCCGCCTGGTCTGATCCGCTTCCCACTTTATAAATGGCTCCGCATGTACTTCAGCCTGGGGCTCTTTAATGGTGATGATCTGGAAAAGTGGCTGTTGCATGTTCTTAAGGAAAAGGGCGTCATCCACTTTTCAGATCTTTCGGATGAAGCCCTCAGAGTCATTGTTGCGGATGTTTCAAAGAAGAAAATCGTTGTTTTTCCTGATGACCTGGCAGAATATGGTATCGATCCCGGCCAGTTTTCAGTAGCCCGGGCTGTACGCATGAGTGCGGGCCTTCCCTTCTTCTTTAAGCCTGTCCCTTTGTCCTATGGCAGTGGACAGAAATCTTTAATGGTCGACGGTGGCGTGTTAAGTAATTTTCCGTTGTGGCTTTTTGACAGGGAAAATAATCTTCCACTTCGCCCGTTTCTCGGGTTGCAGGTTACAAATAAAATACCGAATAATGAAAGCGTCGTAAAAATAAGAAATGCGGCTGATTTATTTCGCGGGATGTTCACAACAATGCGCGAAGCACGGGATGAACAGACCATTGAGAAACTTCAGGGTTCAAATATCATCACTATACCCATTACGGAAGTCAAGACGAAAGATCTTCAAATTTCCAGGGAGGAGAGAGAACGCCTGTATCAGATAGGCAGAGAGGAAGCCAAACGTTTTTTGAAAAAATGGTGCTATTAA